One Oncorhynchus nerka isolate Pitt River linkage group LG5, Oner_Uvic_2.0, whole genome shotgun sequence genomic window carries:
- the LOC115129558 gene encoding protein SPMIP2, with translation MESSTVVQVRLPQAYGQRMLFTGPGGIGDYKARLIDFPRYIGVGPLSPEGTSDLNYLCRPAPSAPPPMPKPCCIGGVGWGMEYHQLLNSRTLLSNMQIKRAEFRSALEDRVTHRYQNPWHAPPHFLDKQSVGARSKLAWTHKYDCYIQDNNKQFLLNRRD, from the exons ATGGAGAGTAGCACAGTGGTACAAGTAAGGCTCCCCCAAGCCTATGGTCAAAGGATGCTTTTTACAG GTCCAGGTGGAATTGGAGACTACAAGGCAAGATTGATCGACTTTCCCCGCTACATTGGCGTTGGCCCTTTGTCACCTGAGGGTACAAGCGATTTGAATTACCTGTGCCGGCCTGCTCCCTCCGCCCCACCCCCCATGCCCAAACCGTGTTGCATtggaggggtgggatggggcaTGGAATATCACCAGCTGTTGAACAGTAGGACGCTGCTCAGCAATATGCAAATTAAG AGAGCTGAATTCCGCTCAGCCCTTGAGGACAGAGTCACCCACAGATATCAAAACCCATG GCACGCACCGCCCCACTTTCTAGATAAGCAATCTGTTGGAGCCCGCAGCAAACTCGCATGGACACACAAGTACGACTGTTATATCCAAGATAACAACAAACAGTTCCTTCTCAACAGG